One Sphaerisporangium krabiense DNA segment encodes these proteins:
- a CDS encoding PPOX class F420-dependent oxidoreductase — translation MKRMSDDEWRRFVREGTRTGKIGVTRADGRPHVTPVWFTFDGDDFVFTTARSGQKARSMRRDPRVSICVDDERPPYAFVMIEGTATLSDDLDELRKWATVLGGRYMGPDLAEEYGRRNGAPGEVVVRVRPGRVIAASDIAI, via the coding sequence ATGAAACGGATGAGTGACGACGAGTGGCGCCGGTTCGTGCGGGAAGGCACGCGCACCGGCAAGATCGGGGTCACGCGCGCGGACGGCCGCCCGCACGTCACCCCCGTCTGGTTCACCTTCGACGGCGACGACTTCGTGTTCACCACCGCCCGGAGCGGCCAGAAGGCCCGCAGCATGCGCCGCGACCCCCGGGTGTCGATCTGCGTCGACGACGAGCGCCCGCCGTACGCGTTCGTCATGATCGAGGGCACGGCCACGCTGTCGGACGACCTGGACGAGCTCAGGAAGTGGGCCACCGTCCTCGGCGGCCGCTACATGGGGCCGGACCTGGCCGAGGAGTACGGCCGCCGCAACGGCGCACCGGGCGAGGTGGTGGTGCGCGTCCGCCCGGGACGGGTGATCGCGGCGAGCGACATCGCGATCTGA
- a CDS encoding TetR/AcrR family transcriptional regulator: MNANTTGSDTAGNVWLRPARARRAAAPLSPERIAAEAVALLDEEGIGGLTMRRLAERLGTGSTTLYWHVKTKDDVLDLALDTIFAAVPLPATEPERPGSDGGAPPPAARDTSWRDRITVLINGWRAVLLAHPWSTAALGRPLLGPNVLGRTEFLHATLAGAGFREPHLTAAAYGLFNYVIGSTVMQVIAQAGDEARTREATARHLRENADRYPTLAATDPTAADWDSTFALGLGYLLDGMTAHGPRG, encoded by the coding sequence ATGAACGCGAACACGACGGGCTCGGACACGGCGGGCAACGTGTGGCTGCGCCCGGCGAGGGCGCGGCGCGCGGCGGCCCCGCTGAGCCCCGAGCGCATCGCCGCCGAGGCCGTCGCGCTGCTGGACGAGGAGGGCATCGGCGGGCTGACCATGCGGCGGCTGGCCGAGCGCCTCGGCACCGGCTCGACGACGTTGTACTGGCACGTCAAGACCAAGGACGACGTCCTTGACCTGGCGCTGGACACCATCTTCGCCGCGGTCCCGCTCCCCGCGACGGAACCCGAGCGGCCCGGCTCGGACGGCGGCGCGCCGCCCCCGGCGGCCAGGGACACGAGCTGGCGGGACCGGATCACCGTCCTGATCAACGGCTGGCGGGCCGTCCTGCTGGCGCATCCGTGGTCGACGGCCGCGCTGGGCCGTCCGCTCCTCGGGCCGAACGTCCTGGGCAGGACCGAGTTCCTGCACGCCACCCTGGCCGGGGCGGGCTTTCGCGAGCCCCATCTCACCGCGGCGGCCTACGGGCTGTTCAACTACGTCATCGGCTCCACGGTGATGCAGGTCATCGCGCAGGCGGGCGACGAGGCGCGCACCCGCGAGGCGACCGCGCGCCACCTGCGCGAGAACGCGGACCGCTACCCGACCCTCGCCGCGACCGACCCCACGGCCGCCGACTGGGACTCCACCTTCGCCCTGGGACTCGGCTACCTTCTCGACGGCATGACGGCGCACGGCCCCCGCGGCTGA
- a CDS encoding ATP-binding cassette domain-containing protein yields MGHVEVDGLTYVLPDGRLLLHEVSFRVGEGVTAGLVGPNGAGKTTLLGLIAGDLTPATGRVARSGGLGVMRQFIGAVRDGRTVHDLLLSVAPERLRGASAALRAAEAALAACDDEPAQLAYAHALAEYGDAGGYAMEVVWDTCATEAMGLPYDAIRERPVVTLSGGEQKRLVLEALLRGPDEVLLLDEPDNYLDVPAKRRLEEALRATAKTVLLVSHDRQLLATAADRIVTVESRGAWVHGGGFATYAQARRDRVARLDERRRRWDEERAKLARLVQTLRQTAANNDALSSAYRAARTRLERFEQAGPPEQAPREQNVRMRLRGGRTGKRAVICEGLTITGLTRPFDTEIWYGERVAVLGANGSGKSHFLRLLTEASLEGTTTPATPALDGTVRSEEAAPYQRAVRYEGATRHQRAVGSEGAARPQHAVGSEGAARPQRGVRYEGVVRLGARVVPGHFAQTHLRPDLHGRTPADLITERHGLTLNEAMAALARYELAPAGRQRFETLSGGQQARLQILLLELQGATLLLLDEPTDNLDLAGADALQRGLEGFSGTVLAVTHDRWFATDFDRYLIFHPDGTVHESPQPSWD; encoded by the coding sequence ATGGGACATGTGGAGGTGGACGGCCTCACCTACGTGCTGCCCGACGGGCGGCTCCTGCTCCACGAGGTGTCCTTCCGCGTCGGCGAGGGCGTCACCGCCGGGCTGGTCGGCCCCAACGGCGCGGGCAAGACCACCCTCCTCGGCCTGATCGCCGGCGACCTCACCCCCGCCACGGGCCGGGTGGCGCGGTCCGGCGGGCTCGGCGTCATGCGGCAGTTCATCGGGGCCGTCCGCGACGGCCGCACCGTCCACGACCTGCTCCTGTCGGTCGCGCCCGAACGGCTGCGCGGCGCCTCCGCCGCCCTGCGCGCGGCGGAGGCGGCGCTGGCGGCGTGCGACGACGAACCCGCGCAACTCGCCTACGCCCACGCGCTGGCCGAATACGGCGACGCCGGCGGGTACGCCATGGAGGTCGTGTGGGACACCTGCGCGACCGAGGCCATGGGGCTGCCGTACGACGCGATCAGGGAGCGGCCGGTGGTCACCTTGTCGGGCGGCGAGCAGAAGCGGCTCGTGCTGGAGGCGCTGCTGCGCGGCCCCGACGAGGTGCTCCTGCTCGACGAACCGGACAACTACCTGGACGTCCCGGCCAAGCGCCGGCTGGAGGAGGCGCTGCGCGCGACCGCCAAGACCGTGCTGCTCGTCTCGCACGACCGGCAACTCCTGGCCACCGCCGCCGACCGCATCGTCACCGTCGAATCCCGTGGCGCGTGGGTCCACGGCGGCGGCTTCGCCACCTACGCCCAGGCCCGGCGCGACCGCGTCGCCCGCCTTGATGAGCGCCGCCGCCGCTGGGACGAGGAGCGCGCCAAGCTCGCCCGCCTCGTCCAGACCCTCCGCCAGACCGCCGCCAACAACGACGCCCTCTCGTCGGCCTACCGCGCGGCACGCACACGGCTGGAGCGCTTCGAGCAGGCGGGTCCGCCCGAACAGGCCCCCAGGGAGCAGAACGTGCGCATGCGCCTGCGCGGCGGGCGCACCGGCAAACGGGCGGTCATCTGCGAAGGGCTGACCATCACGGGCCTTACCCGCCCTTTCGACACCGAGATCTGGTACGGCGAACGCGTCGCCGTCCTCGGCGCCAACGGCTCGGGCAAGTCCCACTTCCTCCGCCTCCTCACCGAGGCGTCCCTCGAAGGCACCACGACACCGGCCACGCCGGCACTGGACGGAACCGTGCGGTCCGAGGAGGCGGCGCCGTATCAGCGCGCGGTGCGGTACGAGGGGGCGACGCGGCATCAGCGCGCGGTGGGGTCTGAGGGGGCGGCGCGGCCTCAGCACGCGGTGGGGTCTGAGGGGGCGGCGCGGCCTCAGCGCGGGGTGCGGTACGAGGGGGTGGTGCGGCTCGGAGCCCGGGTCGTCCCGGGGCACTTCGCCCAGACGCACCTACGCCCCGACCTGCACGGCCGCACCCCCGCCGACCTGATCACCGAACGGCACGGCCTCACGCTCAACGAGGCCATGGCCGCCCTGGCCCGCTACGAACTGGCCCCCGCCGGCCGGCAGCGCTTCGAGACACTGTCCGGCGGCCAGCAGGCCCGGCTGCAGATCCTGCTCCTCGAACTCCAGGGCGCGACCCTGCTCCTCCTCGACGAACCGACCGACAACCTCGACCTGGCCGGCGCCGACGCCCTCCAGCGCGGCCTGGAGGGCTTCTCCGGTACGGTCCTCGCCGTCACCCACGACCGCTGGTTCGCCACCGACTTCGACCGCTACTTGATCTTCCACCCCGACGGAACCGTCCACGAATCCCCCCAACCGTCCTGGGACTGA